A section of the Oncorhynchus tshawytscha isolate Ot180627B linkage group LG09, Otsh_v2.0, whole genome shotgun sequence genome encodes:
- the LOC112257834 gene encoding autophagy-related protein 101, which yields MNCRSEVLEVSVEGRQVDEAMLALLHTILLHRSTGKFHYKKEGTYSIGTVGTQDIDCDYIDFSFVRVSSDELDRVIRKAVGEFKDAMGNGTDGMGQISLEFYQKKKSRWPFSDECIPWEVWSIKVNVVNLANEQERQICREKVGEKLGEKVINIVEVINQHEYLPKMPTQSEVDNVFDTSLKDVQPYLYKITFQITDTLGTSVSTTMRRLIKDTLAL from the exons ATGAACTGCCGTTCGGAGGTTCTGGAGGTGTCGGTGGAGGGAAGACAGGTCGACGAGGCTATGCTGGCTCTGTTGCACACTATCCTATTGCATCGCAGCACTGGAAAATTTCACTACAAGAAAGAGGGCACCTACTCCATTGGCACTGTTGGCACACAGGACATTGACTGCGACTATATTGATTTCAGTTTTGTTCGTGTTTCTTCAGATGAGCTTGACAGGGTCATCAGGAAAGCAGTGGGCGAATTCAAG GATGCCATGGGCAACgggactgatggaatgggacaAATCTCACTGGAGTTCTACCAGAAAAAGAAGTCTCGCTGGCCTTTCTCTGATGAGTGTATTCCATGGGAGGTCTGGAGCATTAAGGTCAACGTCGTCAACCTGGCCAACGAGCAGGAGAGACAGATCTGCCGGGAGAAAGTGGGCGAGAAGCTGGGCGAGAAGGTGATCAACATTGTGGAGGTGATCAACCAGCACGAGTACCTACCCAAAATGCCCACACAGTCGGAAGTGGACAATGTGTTTGACACCAGCCTCAAAGACGTACAGCCTTACCTGTACAAAATCACTTTTCAGATCACTGATACGCTGGGCACCTCAGTAAGCACCACCATGAGAAGGCTGATAAAAGACACCTTAGCACTGTGA